The following coding sequences are from one Cervus canadensis isolate Bull #8, Minnesota chromosome 4, ASM1932006v1, whole genome shotgun sequence window:
- the PRKCSH gene encoding glucosidase 2 subunit beta: MLLLLLLLPMCWAVEVKRPRGVSLTNHHFYDESKPFTCLDGSASIPFDQVNDDYCDCKDGSDEPGTAACPNGSFHCTNTGYKPLYISSRWVNDGVCDCCDGTDEYNSGIVCENTCKEKGRKERETLQQMAEVTREGFRLKKILIEDWKKAREEKQKKLIELQSGKKSLEDQVEMLRTLKEEAEKPEKEAKDQHRKLWEEQQATSKEQRERELAASAFQELDDDMDGAVSVAELQTHSELDTDGDGALSEGEAQTLLGGDAQMDAAFFYDRVWAAIRDKYRSEVLPTEYPPSPPAPDVMEPKEEQPPMPSPPTEEEDEAEEDEETEEEDEDEDSQGEQSKDTPSPVPAPQTASPTEEDRMPPYDEQTQAFINAAQEARNKFEEAERSLKDMEESIRNLEQEISFDFGPNGEFAYLYSQCYELTTNEYIYRLCPFKLVSQKPKLGGSPTSLGTWGSWAGPDHDKFSTMKYEQGTGCWQGPNRSTTVRLLCGKETVVTSTTEPSRCEYLMELMTPAACPEPPPEYPMEGDHDEL, encoded by the exons ATgttactactgctgctgctgctgccgatGTGTTGGGCTGTGGAGGTCAAGCGACCCCGCGGCGTCTCCCTCACCA ACCATCACTTCTACGATGAGTCAAAGCCTTTCACTTGCCTGGATGGCTCTGCCAGTATCCCCTTTGATCAGGTCAATGACGACTACTGTGACTGCAAAGATGGCTCAGATGAACCAG GCACAGCTGCCTGTCCCAATGGCAGCTTCCACTGCACCAACACAGGCTACAAGCCCCTGTACATCTCCTCCAGATGGGTCAACGATGGAGTGTGTG ACTGCTGTGACGGGACCGACGAATACAACAGCGGGATCGTCTGTGAGAACACCTGCAA AGAGAAGGGCCGCAAGGAGAGAGAGACACTGCAGCAGATGGCAGAGGTGACCCGCGAGGGCTTCCGTCTGAAGAAGATCCTGATTGAGGACTGGAAGAAGGCCcgggaggagaagcag AAAAAGCTCATTGAGCTGCAGTCTGGAAAGAAGTCACTGGAGGACCAGGTGGAGATGCTGCGGACACTGAAGGAGGAAGCCGAGAAGCCAGAGAAGGAGGCCAAAGACCAGCACCGTAAGCTGTGGGAAG AGCAGCAGgccacctccaaggagcagcgGGAGCGGGAGCTGGCAGCCAGCGCCTTCCAGGAGCTGGACGATGACATGGACGGGGC GGTCTCTGTGGCTGAGCTGCAGACCCACTCGGAGCTGGACACGGATGGGGACGGGGCATTATCAGAAGGGGAAGCCCAG ACCCTCCTTGGGGGAGACGCGCAGATGGATGCTGCTTTCTTCTATGACCGCGTCTGGGCCGCCATCAGGGACAAGTACCGGTCCGAg GTGCTGCCCACAGAGTACCCACCATCGCCTCCTGCACCTGATGTGATGGAACCCAAGGAGGAGCAGCCCCCCATGCCCTCGCCACCCACAGAGGAGGAGGACGAGGCCGAGGAGGACGAGGAGAcggaggaggaggacgaggacgAGGATTCCCAGGGGGAGCAGTCCAAG gacaccCCATCCCCAGTCCCAGCCCCCCAGACAGCCAGCCCCACCGAGGAGGACAGAATGCCGCCGTATGATGAGCAGACGCAGGCCTTCATCAACG CCGCCCAGGAGGCCCGTAACAAGTTTGAAGAGGCCGAGCGGTCCCTGAAGGACATGGAAGAATCCATCAG GAACCTGGAACAGGAGATTTCATTTGATTTTGGCCCCAACGGCGAGTTCGCCTACCTCTACAGCCAGTGCTATGAGCTCACCACCAATGA GTACATCTACAGACTCTGCCCCTTCAAGCTTGTCTCGCAGAAACCCAAACTCGGTGGCTCCCCCACCAGCCTTGG CACCTGGGGCTCGTGGGCTGGCCCCGACCACGACAAGTTCAGCACCATGAAGTATGAGCAGGGCACGGGCTGCTGGCAGGGCCCCAATCGCTCCACCACC GTACGCCTGCTGTGCGGGAAGGAGACGGTGGTGACCAGCACCACGGAGCCCAGCCGCTGCGAGTACCTCATGGAGCTGATGACGCCGGCTGCCTGCCCAGAGCCCCCGCCTGAGTACCCCATGGAGGGCGACCACGACGAGCTCTAG